One stretch of Candidatus Poribacteria bacterium DNA includes these proteins:
- a CDS encoding DUF262 domain-containing protein: MSTFNIDRPLLSEILTDIGTGRIQLPDFQRDWIWDDYRIRSLLASVSQAFPIGAVLTLAVDGKKSLTRLVEGVNRANIVESSNTLILDGQQRLTALFQSLKSKRGAYTLNKKQERVTRYYYFDIEKCLSDEIDREKAVLSCRDNRRVRRASGEIIDLDSTEMEYEHSIFPVNKIFDSDDWGDEYKDYWQGDSSKRELFNTFNREVIGCFKQYNLPTIRLREDTPRKAVCLIFEKLNTRGVELKVFELLTVAFAIDNFQLREDWKKRSKRLKKYPVLGDLNRTHFLRTLTLLSTKANPKIATASCTRRSILQLTAEDYKKWADITEDGFIKAVEFLRKEKIFRAKDVPYQTQLTTLAAILADVNLAQEAIISEESHQLDESRKEELIKVVKTQVNKDQKISRWYWCGVFGEMYASAVVAQIANDFSEVISWLREETDSPSTIREATFQSDKLLEVQTRHSAVYKGAIAMCMRSGCLDFLTGSPIENKVSSDSNIDLHHIFPSDWCKRNGIESNDSESIFNKTVLSRTTNQSIGGQAPSKYLSKMKAANIDDAKVEKILTSHLISAEFLREDDFWGFFNTRKEALLKVIEKAMGKKVIRDGEDSPDTSAQ, encoded by the coding sequence ATGAGTACCTTCAATATTGATAGACCTTTGCTTTCCGAGATACTCACGGATATAGGAACTGGAAGAATACAACTTCCTGACTTTCAAAGAGACTGGATATGGGATGATTACCGGATCCGAAGTCTTTTGGCAAGTGTATCGCAAGCTTTCCCTATCGGAGCAGTTCTGACACTTGCGGTTGATGGTAAAAAATCCCTTACAAGACTCGTTGAAGGGGTTAATCGGGCAAACATTGTAGAGTCCTCTAATACGCTCATCCTTGATGGCCAACAACGGTTAACAGCCTTATTTCAATCCCTAAAGTCGAAACGAGGTGCTTACACTTTAAACAAGAAGCAGGAACGAGTTACTCGATATTACTATTTTGACATAGAAAAATGCCTTAGCGACGAAATTGATCGCGAAAAGGCAGTGCTTTCTTGTAGGGACAATCGCAGAGTCCGAAGAGCGTCTGGAGAAATTATCGATCTCGATTCCACCGAAATGGAATATGAACATTCCATATTTCCAGTCAACAAAATCTTTGATTCAGATGATTGGGGAGACGAATACAAAGATTATTGGCAAGGAGATTCTTCTAAACGTGAGTTATTCAATACCTTCAATCGTGAGGTGATTGGATGCTTCAAACAATACAATCTGCCTACTATTCGTCTTCGCGAGGACACACCGCGAAAGGCCGTCTGTTTAATATTTGAAAAGTTAAACACCAGAGGTGTAGAACTTAAGGTATTTGAATTACTTACTGTCGCCTTTGCTATAGACAACTTTCAACTTCGTGAGGACTGGAAGAAACGATCCAAACGTTTGAAAAAGTATCCAGTTCTGGGCGACCTTAATAGGACCCATTTTCTGAGGACCCTTACCCTACTTTCTACCAAGGCAAATCCGAAGATAGCAACCGCCAGTTGTACACGACGATCTATATTACAGTTGACAGCGGAGGACTATAAAAAATGGGCAGATATAACTGAAGATGGTTTTATTAAAGCGGTTGAGTTCTTGCGTAAGGAAAAGATATTTAGAGCGAAAGATGTCCCCTACCAAACTCAACTCACTACCCTTGCAGCAATTCTCGCCGACGTTAATTTAGCCCAGGAAGCTATCATATCAGAAGAATCTCACCAGTTAGACGAGTCACGAAAAGAAGAGCTCATCAAAGTAGTCAAAACACAAGTAAATAAAGACCAAAAAATTTCTCGCTGGTACTGGTGCGGTGTATTTGGTGAGATGTATGCTAGTGCCGTCGTCGCTCAAATAGCTAACGATTTTTCGGAAGTAATCTCTTGGCTAAGAGAAGAAACCGATTCACCTTCAACGATTCGAGAAGCAACTTTCCAATCGGATAAATTGCTTGAGGTTCAAACCCGCCACAGCGCAGTATACAAAGGTGCTATTGCAATGTGTATGCGTAGCGGATGCCTTGATTTTCTCACAGGATCCCCTATTGAGAACAAAGTGTCGTCTGATAGCAATATTGACCTTCATCATATATTCCCGAGCGACTGGTGTAAACGGAACGGTATTGAATCCAACGATTCCGAGAGCATTTTCAACAAAACTGTCCTCTCGCGAACTACAAATCAAAGCATAGGTGGACAGGCTCCTTCAAAGTATTTGTCAAAAATGAAAGCGGCAAATATAGACGATGCGAAAGTAGAGAAGATACTTACTTCTCATCTTATCTCCGCCGAGTTTCTCCGTGAGGATGATTTTTGGGGTTTCTTCAATACCCGAAAGGAGGCACTGCTTAAAGTAATTGAGAAAGCAATGGGCAAAAAGGTAATCCGTGACGGAGAAGATTCACCAGATACCTCAGCACAATAG
- a CDS encoding Uma2 family endonuclease: protein MATTAAPTHLTPETYLELERKAITKSEYVNGEIIAMAGASFAHNFITLDTVIYLSNQLLDSECEVASTGDLRVKVPQTESYFYPDIVVVRGEPQAEDNVFDTLLNPTLIVEVLSASTEMYDRDEKFAHYRQIDTLQEYILISQDSAAVVQYCRQEPEWTATEFQRLEDAVLLVSIGCELPLRHIYRRVKFDSDP from the coding sequence ATGGCAACGACAGCAGCACCAACTCACTTAACTCCTGAAACATACCTCGAATTGGAACGGAAGGCGATAACAAAAAGCGAATATGTGAACGGAGAGATAATAGCGATGGCGGGTGCCAGTTTCGCACACAATTTCATCACGTTAGATACAGTCATCTATCTGAGCAACCAATTGCTGGATTCGGAATGTGAAGTTGCCTCTACGGGTGATCTGCGTGTGAAAGTTCCCCAAACAGAATCTTACTTTTACCCAGATATTGTCGTTGTTCGTGGGGAACCCCAGGCCGAGGACAATGTCTTTGACACGCTCCTCAATCCGACGCTTATCGTAGAAGTCCTTTCAGCCTCCACTGAAATGTATGACAGAGACGAGAAATTCGCGCACTATCGCCAGATTGACACTTTGCAGGAATACATTCTGATTTCACAGGACAGCGCAGCGGTGGTGCAGTATTGTCGCCAGGAACCTGAGTGGACAGCAACAGAATTTCAGAGACTTGAAGATGCCGTGCTGCTTGTGTCTATCGGATGTGAACTACCGTTGCGTCACATCTACAGACGCGTCAAATTTGATAGCGATCCTTAA
- the sat gene encoding sulfate adenylyltransferase, whose translation MIKPHGAETLKPLYVSDDAQRAELTKEAEQLPSILVSSGAAASAVMLASGYFTPLTGYMNIAEATSVATDMKLSNGLFWPVPVMNIVPSAQLTDAVKNADRIALRDPNVEGNPPIAVMKVSAIETLSTEQKQLLIEKTFGTADPEHPGVPAFANVGDTVLSGSIEVLNYSYFREDFPDTFRTAVEIREDIAARGWDTVVAFQTRNPMHRAHEGLCKIAQEAVNADGILIHMLLGKLKPGDIPAAVRDACIRAMVEHYFPENTVSITGYGFDMLYAGPREALLHAVFRQNCGASHFIVGRDHAGAGDYYGAFDAQEIFDTIPEDALEIGIFRGDFTVWSKKRNAIIMMSDYPHDADDYFEISGTKLREMLAAGEPLPPEISRPEVAEILTAYYQSEANA comes from the coding sequence ATGATTAAACCACATGGAGCCGAAACCTTAAAACCGCTTTACGTTTCGGATGATGCACAACGTGCCGAACTCACCAAAGAAGCGGAACAACTTCCGTCCATCCTTGTTTCATCAGGTGCCGCTGCATCAGCCGTTATGCTAGCGTCAGGGTACTTTACACCGCTCACGGGATATATGAACATCGCTGAAGCAACAAGCGTCGCAACGGATATGAAACTGTCGAATGGACTCTTCTGGCCCGTCCCCGTGATGAACATCGTTCCATCGGCGCAGCTTACGGATGCCGTAAAGAACGCCGATAGAATTGCGCTACGCGATCCGAACGTCGAAGGCAATCCGCCGATTGCTGTTATGAAGGTTTCGGCAATCGAGACACTCTCAACAGAACAGAAACAACTTCTCATTGAAAAGACCTTTGGAACGGCTGACCCTGAGCACCCGGGTGTCCCGGCTTTTGCAAATGTCGGAGACACTGTCCTTTCAGGTTCGATCGAGGTATTGAACTACTCCTATTTCCGAGAAGATTTCCCGGACACCTTCCGCACAGCCGTCGAGATTCGTGAAGACATCGCTGCGCGCGGATGGGACACCGTCGTCGCTTTCCAGACCCGGAATCCGATGCACCGTGCCCATGAGGGACTCTGCAAAATCGCACAAGAGGCAGTCAATGCAGATGGTATCCTGATTCACATGCTGCTCGGTAAGCTAAAGCCTGGGGACATTCCCGCTGCTGTTCGTGATGCTTGCATCCGTGCGATGGTGGAACACTATTTCCCCGAAAATACCGTCTCTATCACGGGTTACGGGTTCGATATGCTCTATGCTGGACCGAGAGAGGCACTCCTCCATGCTGTCTTCCGTCAGAATTGCGGTGCGTCGCACTTCATCGTCGGACGCGATCACGCAGGCGCAGGCGACTACTACGGCGCATTCGATGCACAGGAGATTTTCGACACAATCCCTGAAGATGCTTTAGAGATCGGTATCTTCCGGGGTGATTTCACCGTCTGGAGCAAAAAGCGCAATGCAATCATCATGATGAGCGACTACCCGCACGATGCAGACGATTATTTCGAGATCTCTGGGACAAAATTGCGTGAGATGCTCGCCGCTGGCGAACCCCTCCCCCCCGAAATTTCACGACCCGAAGTTGCGGAGATTTTGACAGCGTATTACCAGAGCGAGGCAAATGCGTAA
- a CDS encoding endonuclease III — translation MELQQKAEIISEALENLFGVPTREGAGDVLECLILTILSQNTTDVSRDKGYAVLKDRFPTWEDALHADAKAIEAAIRIVGLGEQKSQTIKNFLTWLKAEHGELSLAFMHGMETEEALAFLCQHKGIGIKTASVTLSFACGREVFPVDTHILRISKRLGLIPPNCSAEKAHQLLPPIVPKNKAYPFHINLIYFGRKICDARKPLCERCPLTEHCLYFRENVHT, via the coding sequence GTGGAATTACAGCAGAAAGCGGAAATTATATCAGAAGCCCTGGAAAATTTATTCGGTGTACCGACGCGTGAAGGTGCAGGAGACGTATTAGAATGCCTAATCCTAACGATCCTGTCACAAAATACGACAGATGTTAGCCGTGATAAGGGATATGCCGTGCTGAAAGATCGGTTCCCAACGTGGGAGGATGCGCTACACGCCGATGCCAAAGCGATAGAGGCGGCGATACGGATCGTTGGACTCGGAGAACAGAAAAGCCAGACTATCAAAAACTTCTTGACCTGGCTCAAAGCCGAACATGGGGAACTCTCACTGGCGTTCATGCACGGTATGGAAACAGAGGAAGCCTTAGCATTCCTGTGTCAACACAAAGGCATCGGTATCAAAACCGCATCCGTTACGCTCTCCTTCGCGTGTGGTCGAGAGGTCTTCCCAGTTGACACACATATTCTGCGAATTTCCAAACGCCTCGGACTGATTCCACCGAATTGTAGTGCGGAGAAGGCACATCAACTGCTACCACCGATTGTACCGAAGAATAAGGCGTATCCGTTTCATATAAACCTAATCTATTTCGGCAGAAAAATCTGTGACGCCCGAAAACCGTTATGTGAACGGTGTCCGTTGACGGAGCACTGCCTTTACTTTAGAGAGAACGTACACACTTAG